Proteins encoded together in one Onychomys torridus chromosome 1, mOncTor1.1, whole genome shotgun sequence window:
- the Gpr32 gene encoding LOW QUALITY PROTEIN: probable G-protein coupled receptor 32 (The sequence of the model RefSeq protein was modified relative to this genomic sequence to represent the inferred CDS: inserted 1 base in 1 codon; deleted 1 base in 1 codon; substituted 1 base at 1 genomic stop codon) gives MAVPSEPEFSHPVAVRKVWQAHCPGRIRPQDPGILYELSSHTSTEKKKERMEEEKERTQSPVASCVQITIIIPGGFWKLCEVWEQERIGGGGKKMLLGPPSGRAERDIELDQGAEEVAFGGRPKLGAWRRVDGQSGECRAEPAMEEDSAEMQQPAPLGTLYLPWAILFLLYSLVTIVSYLLDMASHSLLAQARGSFLLTPLSAAWFGSQLIADIVFLGLLPLSLTWSHSGQPMGLILCPRDPCPAFLAFSTSGRLLTHVAADRCTSLLQPSWALGHCVVRQIVICAGAFWILLLGLAGRALGTLRDGNGWSDPFNRTMTLESPRHGQDPLAWSPVLDQLVFGFGVPLGVLSVFHSVVREQLQLAGVSGRPPLLSLPGATAAMLFACWFPFHLLMLLKFLGMWGPGLQLRDVWVLLRPLGLTLLASTCFLNPLLYVCGGKEIQRQLGQALRFHXQEGEEDEVAEEPXALGMEAERLWGSLREQGTVWGEGLLSSENEGWAEIKAQEVGWGGER, from the exons ATGGCTGTTCCCTCCGAGCCTGAGTTTTCTCATCCTGTGGCTGTTCGGAAGGTCTGGCAGGCCCACTGCCCAGGCAGGATTCGACCTCAAGACCCAGGGATCCTGTATGAGCTGTCCTCCCACACCAG tactgaaaagaagaaagaaagaatggaagaggaaaaggagaggacaCAGTCCCCTGTGGCCTCCTGTGTGCAGATTACCATCATCATCCCTGGAG GGTTCTGGAAGCTATGTGAGgtctgggagcaggagaggatcGGGGGAGGTGGCAAAAAGATGCTTCTAGGGCCCCCGAGTGGGCGAGCAGAACGGGACATAGAGCTGGACCAAGGGGCAGAGGAGGTAGCCTTCGGTGGAAGGCCCAAACTAGGAGCTTGGCGAAGAGTTGATGGGCAGAGTGGGGAGTGCAGGGCTGAG ccagccatggaggagGACTCTGCGGAGATGCAGCAACCAGCACCTCTGGGGACTCTGTACCTGCCCTGGGCAATTCTCTTTCTCCTCTACTCTCTGGTGACAATTGTCTCTTATCTCCTGGACATGGCCAGCCACAGCCTGCTGGCCCAGGCTAGAGGATCCTTCCTTCTTACCCCTCTGTCTGCAGCCTGGTTTGGCTCCCAGCTCATAGCTGACATCGTCTTCCTGGGGCTCCTGCCTCTCAGCCTCACCTGGTCCCACAGCGGCCAGCCCATGGGCCTCATCCTCTGCCCCCGGGATCCATGTCCGGCCTTCTTGGCTTTCAGTACCAGCGGCCGACTGCTGACTCATGTGGCTGCTGACCGCTGTACCTCCTTGCTTCAACCATCCTGGGCACTGGGTCATTGTGTAGTTCGCCAAATAGTTATCTGTGCTGGTGCATTCTGGATCCTTCTGCTGGGCCTGGCTGGGAGAGCCTTGGGAACTTTGAGGGATGGAAATGGCTGGAGTGACCCTTTCAACAGGACAATGACCCTGGAATCCCCCAGGCATGGCCAGGACCCCTTGGCCTGGAGCCCTGTGCTTGATCAGCTGGTGTTTGGATTTGGGGTGCCACTGGGAGTACTGAGTGTCTTCCACAGTGTGGTGCGGGAGCAGCTCCAGCTGGCTGGGGTCTCTGGGAGGCCTCCATTGCTGAGTTTGCCAGGAGCCACTGCAGCCATGCTGTTCGCCTGTTGGTTCCCCTTCCACCTTCTGATGCTGCTCAAGTTCCTGGGCATGTGGGGACCCGGACTGCAGCTGAGGGATGTGTGGGTGTTGCTGAGACCTCTGGGGCTCACTCTGCTGGCATCAACTTGCTTCCTCAACCCACTGCTGTATGTATGTGGGggcaaggaaatccagagacagCTAGGCCAGGCCTTGAGGTTCCATtgacaggaaggagaggaggatgaggTGGCAGAGGAAC AGGCACTGGGGATGGAGGCCGAAAGGCTCTGGGGCAGCCTGAGGGAGCAGGGCACAGTCTGGGGT GAGGGGCTTCTGTCTTCTGAAAATGAAGGTTGGGCTGAAATAAAGGcacaggaagtggggtggggaggagagagg